One window of the Thermoanaerobaculia bacterium genome contains the following:
- a CDS encoding RidA family protein, with the protein MTSRIDARLESLAIELPRPSAPGATYVPFVRTGSLLFLTGQLSQWNGERKFIGKLGREFNLSQGQQAARLCALNLVAHAREALDGDLDRIVRWVRLGGYVNSYPEFMEQSQVVDAASDLVVEIFGEAGRHARIAVGVASLPYGVAVEVEAVLEVR; encoded by the coding sequence ATGACTTCCCGCATCGACGCGCGGCTCGAATCGCTCGCCATCGAGCTGCCCCGCCCGAGCGCGCCGGGGGCGACGTACGTTCCGTTCGTGAGAACGGGGAGCCTGCTCTTTCTCACGGGCCAGCTCTCACAGTGGAACGGCGAGCGCAAGTTCATCGGAAAGCTCGGGCGCGAGTTCAACCTTTCGCAGGGTCAGCAGGCGGCCCGGCTCTGCGCGCTGAACCTCGTCGCCCACGCGCGCGAGGCGCTCGACGGCGACCTCGACCGCATCGTCCGGTGGGTGAGGCTCGGCGGCTACGTCAACTCGTACCCCGAGTTCATGGAGCAGTCGCAGGTGGTCGACGCCGCGTCCGACCTCGTCGTGGAGATCTTCGGCGAGGCGGGGCGTCATGCCCGGATCGCGGTGGGCGTCGCGTCGCTCCCGTACGGGGTCGCGGTGGAGGTGGAAGCGGTCCTGGAAGTGCGATGA
- the can gene encoding carbonate dehydratase, with product MIDLGHLFENNRAWAAERTREDPDFFRRLSRQQTPEYLWIGCSDSRVPANQIVGLLPGQMFVHRNVANLVSHTDFNCLSTLQFAVDALGVKHVIVCGHYGCGGVLAALRGQPLGLIDNWLRAIEDVRSKHREALDALESEAQRHDRLSELNVVEQVANVGRTTVVREAWARGAALAVHGWIYDIRDGLLRDLGVTVASEEDLSEAAVAPK from the coding sequence ATGATCGATCTCGGCCATCTCTTCGAGAACAACCGGGCGTGGGCGGCCGAGAGGACGCGGGAAGACCCGGACTTCTTCCGGCGGCTCTCGCGCCAGCAGACGCCCGAGTATCTGTGGATCGGCTGCTCCGACAGCCGAGTCCCGGCCAACCAGATCGTCGGCCTCCTTCCGGGCCAGATGTTCGTGCACCGCAACGTCGCCAACCTCGTCTCGCACACGGACTTCAACTGCCTCTCGACCCTACAGTTCGCGGTCGACGCGCTCGGGGTGAAGCACGTCATCGTCTGCGGCCACTACGGCTGCGGAGGCGTGCTCGCCGCCCTTCGCGGCCAGCCGCTCGGCCTGATCGACAACTGGCTTCGCGCCATCGAGGACGTCCGCTCGAAGCATCGCGAGGCGCTCGACGCGCTCGAGAGCGAAGCACAGCGCCACGATCGGCTGTCGGAGTTGAACGTCGTCGAGCAGGTCGCCAACGTCGGCCGCACGACGGTCGTGCGGGAAGCCTGGGCGCGGGGAGCGGCGCTCGCCGTGCACGGCTGGATCTACGACATCCGCGACGGGCTCCTGCGCGATCTCGGAGTCACCGTCGCTTCGGAGGAGGATCTGTCCGAGGCGGCCGTCGCGCCGAAATAG
- a CDS encoding TspO/MBR family protein produces the protein MRSGWATLLPFLAASAATAIIAGRFRPGAWYAALAKPSWTPPGWLFAPVWSLLYLGMAVAGWLVWRAGGRGAILPLAIWVGQLVSNAVWSWLFFGLHRPPAALADIVVLLVLIVAFAVTARPFSRGAAGLFVPYAVWVLFAASLNAEIVRLNPSGS, from the coding sequence ATGCGATCGGGCTGGGCAACGCTTCTCCCTTTTCTCGCGGCGTCGGCGGCGACGGCGATCATCGCCGGGCGCTTCCGCCCCGGCGCCTGGTATGCGGCGCTCGCGAAGCCTTCGTGGACGCCTCCGGGCTGGCTGTTTGCCCCCGTCTGGTCGCTGCTGTATCTCGGCATGGCCGTCGCCGGCTGGCTCGTCTGGCGGGCCGGCGGCCGAGGAGCGATCCTTCCGCTGGCGATCTGGGTCGGGCAGCTCGTCTCGAACGCCGTCTGGTCGTGGCTTTTCTTCGGCCTCCACCGGCCGCCCGCGGCGCTCGCCGACATCGTCGTTCTCCTCGTCCTGATCGTCGCATTCGCCGTGACCGCTCGCCCGTTCTCGCGCGGCGCGGCCGGGCTCTTCGTACCGTACGCCGTCTGGGTTCTCTTCGCGGCGTCGCTCAACGCCGAGATCGTGCGGCTGAATCCCTCCGGGTCCTGA
- a CDS encoding SRPBCC family protein, which produces MPNTIRLHRVLRAAPERVYRAFLDADAMVKWLPPNGFTGRVHEIDAKVGGRHRMSFTNFTNGQSHSFGGKYLELVPNERIRYTDEFDDPNLPGGMETTVGLKKVSVGTEVAIVQEGVPDAIPPEACYLGWQESLMLLAKLVEAEIPE; this is translated from the coding sequence ATGCCGAACACGATCCGACTGCACCGGGTGCTTCGGGCAGCGCCCGAGAGGGTCTACCGCGCGTTCCTGGACGCCGACGCGATGGTCAAGTGGCTTCCGCCGAACGGATTCACGGGAAGGGTTCACGAGATCGACGCGAAGGTCGGCGGCCGCCACCGGATGTCGTTCACGAATTTCACGAACGGGCAGAGCCACTCCTTCGGCGGAAAGTATCTCGAGCTCGTCCCGAACGAGCGCATCCGTTACACGGACGAGTTCGACGATCCGAACCTTCCGGGGGGGATGGAAACGACCGTCGGCCTGAAGAAAGTGTCGGTCGGAACCGAGGTCGCAATCGTGCAGGAGGGCGTTCCCGACGCGATTCCTCCCGAAGCGTGCTACCTCGGCTGGCAGGAATCGCTGATGCTGCTGGCGAAGCTCGTCGAAGCGGAAATCCCGGAATAA
- a CDS encoding DinB family protein, with product MNDREFRLGDGVALLERTPASLQALVSGLPVTWVRATEGEGTWSPYDVIGHLIHGERTDWIPRARHILADEKRPFDAFDRTAQFTESEGRGIEELLATFAELRRENLSILLGMNLTIADLSRTGRHPELGEVTLGQLLATWVAHDLDHVSQIARTMAKVYGDAVGPWSAYLSILRDRPRA from the coding sequence ATGAACGACCGCGAATTCCGTCTCGGCGACGGGGTGGCGCTGCTCGAACGGACGCCCGCGAGCCTGCAGGCGCTCGTTTCGGGGCTACCCGTGACGTGGGTGCGCGCCACGGAGGGGGAAGGCACCTGGTCGCCGTACGACGTGATCGGCCATCTCATTCACGGCGAGCGAACCGACTGGATCCCGCGGGCGCGGCACATCCTCGCGGACGAGAAGCGGCCGTTCGATGCGTTCGACCGGACGGCCCAGTTCACGGAGAGCGAAGGCCGGGGCATCGAGGAGCTGCTCGCGACTTTCGCCGAGCTTCGGCGGGAGAATCTCTCCATACTCCTCGGGATGAACCTGACGATCGCGGACCTGAGCCGGACGGGACGGCATCCGGAGCTCGGCGAGGTCACGCTCGGCCAGTTGCTCGCGACATGGGTCGCGCACGATCTGGATCACGTGAGTCAGATCGCCCGGACGATGGCGAAGGTGTACGGCGACGCCGTCGGGCCGTGGAGCGCTTACCTGTCGATCCTGCGGGATCGGCCGCGCGCGTGA
- a CDS encoding cysteine synthase family protein: protein MDILDAVGNTSMVRLRKIVPPGCAEVFVKLEWENPTGSLKDRMANAVISRAEEDGRLGPGYRVVEYTGGSTGTSLAFVCAARGYRTRIVTSDAFSREKRDHMAALGAELTIVPSEGGLTTKSLILEMIETARGLSREPRTFWTDQLENRDAIAGYHPLGEEIWEQTDGKVDAFVHAVGTGASLRGVAAALKRRRARVAIVAVEPAESSVLLGGPPGPHKIEGVGIGYTPPLWEPALVDEIQAVKTEDAKEMARRLAREEAVFAGTSSGANVVAAIAVAKRLGAGRTVVTLMADSGLKYVSTDVYRK from the coding sequence ATGGACATTCTCGACGCCGTCGGAAACACGTCGATGGTCCGCCTCCGCAAGATCGTCCCGCCGGGATGCGCGGAGGTCTTCGTGAAGCTCGAGTGGGAAAACCCGACCGGAAGCCTGAAGGACCGGATGGCGAACGCGGTGATCTCGCGAGCGGAGGAGGACGGCCGGCTCGGGCCCGGATACAGGGTCGTCGAATACACCGGCGGGAGCACCGGCACGTCCCTCGCCTTCGTTTGCGCCGCCAGGGGGTACCGCACCCGGATCGTCACCTCCGACGCGTTCAGCCGCGAGAAGCGGGATCACATGGCGGCGCTCGGGGCCGAGCTGACGATCGTTCCGAGCGAGGGCGGCCTCACCACGAAGAGCCTGATCCTGGAGATGATCGAGACCGCCCGCGGATTGAGCCGGGAGCCCCGCACCTTCTGGACCGACCAGCTCGAGAACCGCGACGCCATCGCCGGGTACCACCCGCTCGGCGAGGAAATCTGGGAACAGACGGACGGAAAAGTCGACGCCTTCGTCCACGCCGTCGGCACCGGGGCGTCGCTCCGCGGAGTGGCGGCGGCGCTCAAGCGCCGCAGGGCGCGCGTCGCGATCGTCGCCGTCGAGCCCGCCGAATCGTCGGTCCTGCTCGGAGGGCCCCCGGGCCCGCACAAGATCGAGGGCGTCGGGATCGGCTACACGCCGCCGCTCTGGGAACCGGCGCTCGTCGACGAGATCCAGGCGGTGAAGACCGAGGACGCGAAAGAGATGGCGCGGCGCCTGGCGCGCGAAGAGGCCGTCTTCGCGGGCACGTCTTCCGGAGCCAACGTCGTCGCCGCGATCGCCGTCGCGAAACGGCTCGGGGCCGGCCGCACCGTGGTCACTCTGATGGCCGACTCGGGGCTCAAGTACGTCAGCACCGACGTCTATCGAAAATGA
- a CDS encoding DinB family protein translates to MNERKGIPLYADLLEKRPPLEALEAAPRKVADLVRGWDERRWSLTYAPGKWSAAQIVLHLAQDEIGWSNRIRFLLAVPDFVIQPFDGADWVARESPADGPAALEAFAALRRLDLRLYRGITPAEAKRSFPHPEFGEISIGWILGTLAGHDLHHLRHLKAIAEAPARRIRRR, encoded by the coding sequence ATGAACGAAAGGAAAGGGATACCGCTCTACGCGGACCTCCTCGAAAAACGGCCGCCGCTCGAGGCGCTCGAGGCGGCGCCGCGCAAAGTCGCCGATCTCGTCCGCGGATGGGACGAGCGCCGCTGGTCCCTGACGTACGCGCCGGGAAAATGGTCCGCGGCGCAGATCGTCCTGCACCTCGCGCAGGACGAGATCGGCTGGTCGAACCGGATCCGCTTTCTCCTCGCGGTCCCCGATTTCGTCATCCAGCCGTTCGACGGCGCCGACTGGGTCGCGCGAGAGAGCCCGGCCGACGGCCCCGCGGCGCTGGAAGCGTTCGCGGCGCTGCGGCGGCTCGACCTTCGGCTGTACCGCGGCATCACGCCGGCGGAGGCAAAACGTTCTTTCCCCCATCCCGAATTCGGCGAGATCTCGATCGGCTGGATTCTCGGAACGCTCGCGGGGCACGACCTCCACCATCTGCGGCACCTGAAGGCGATCGCGGAGGCGCCGGCGCGGCGGATCCGGCGCCGATGA
- a CDS encoding DUF2238 domain-containing protein encodes MKEATPRGLIAAGVALLALLVLSGLHPRDRTTWWLEIAPILIALPVLAATHRRFPLTPLVYCLIFVHAVILMAGGAYTYARVPLGFWLKAVLHTARNPYDKVGHFAQGFVPALVAREVLVRGRYVRTRGMLAFLVLCVVLAISAGYELVEWQSAVLLGQGADAFLGTQGDPWDTQSDMAFALLGGVCSLLLLSRVHDRQIAGLEEKRAGV; translated from the coding sequence GTGAAGGAAGCGACTCCCCGCGGCCTGATCGCCGCGGGAGTCGCGCTGCTGGCGCTCCTCGTCCTGTCGGGTCTTCACCCGCGCGACCGGACGACGTGGTGGCTCGAGATCGCGCCGATCCTGATCGCGCTGCCGGTCCTCGCCGCCACGCACCGGCGGTTTCCGCTGACGCCTCTCGTCTATTGCCTGATCTTCGTGCACGCGGTGATCCTGATGGCCGGCGGCGCGTACACGTATGCCCGTGTCCCCCTCGGCTTCTGGCTGAAGGCGGTGCTGCACACGGCGCGCAACCCGTACGACAAAGTCGGGCACTTCGCCCAGGGCTTCGTTCCCGCGCTCGTCGCCCGGGAGGTCCTCGTGCGGGGACGGTACGTCCGCACGCGCGGCATGCTGGCGTTCCTCGTGCTCTGCGTCGTTCTGGCGATCAGCGCCGGCTACGAGCTCGTCGAATGGCAATCGGCGGTGCTCCTCGGCCAGGGCGCCGACGCGTTCCTCGGGACCCAGGGCGATCCCTGGGACACCCAGTCGGACATGGCGTTCGCTCTCCTGGGGGGCGTCTGTTCGCTGCTCCTGCTCTCGCGGGTCCATGACCGCCAGATCGCGGGCCTCGAAGAGAAGCGGGCGGGGGTCTGA
- a CDS encoding DoxX family protein, whose protein sequence is MTDESTRATSTVGATRIAARWRSWAPQILGVVRIVCALVFMHVGSAKLFAVPVAIMPGGGTAPAGSLVWVAGVLEVFGGLLLLVGLFTRPVAFLLSGEMAVAYFHGHAPAGFWPVLNQGQPAILFCFLWLYFSSAGPGAWSLDALREKRFRRASRPSS, encoded by the coding sequence ATGACCGACGAATCGACGAGAGCTACCTCGACCGTGGGCGCGACACGCATTGCCGCGCGCTGGCGATCGTGGGCGCCGCAGATACTCGGGGTGGTCCGGATCGTCTGCGCGCTCGTTTTCATGCACGTGGGCAGTGCGAAGCTCTTCGCGGTGCCGGTCGCGATCATGCCGGGAGGAGGGACGGCGCCGGCGGGCTCGCTCGTGTGGGTCGCCGGCGTGCTCGAAGTCTTCGGAGGGCTGCTGCTCCTCGTGGGCCTCTTCACGCGGCCGGTCGCCTTCCTTCTTTCAGGGGAGATGGCGGTCGCGTACTTCCACGGACACGCTCCCGCCGGGTTCTGGCCGGTGCTGAACCAGGGGCAGCCGGCGATCCTCTTCTGTTTCCTCTGGCTCTACTTCTCGTCGGCGGGCCCGGGGGCGTGGAGCCTCGATGCGCTGCGGGAAAAGCGATTCCGACGCGCATCCCGCCCGTCATCCTGA
- a CDS encoding MOSC N-terminal beta barrel domain-containing protein, whose translation MLMEVGHVEALFRYPVKSMAGERLEVAELGWHGLEGDRRLAFRRIDDRSGLPWLTASKLPDLLLFAPHRREDGARGDLPTHVRTPDGEETTVFGEELATEVGRRFGAPVQMMQLNQGIFDEASVSVIAVDTVREIGRLAGRSLDMRRFRPTVVVRLLRPVPFQEDEWVGGVLSFGEGNDAPAIAVTMRDERCSMVNLDPDSASPAPEVLKAVVRANQNNAGIYGTVTRIGRLAVGQTVFVRAEDGNDERG comes from the coding sequence ATGCTCATGGAAGTCGGGCATGTCGAAGCGCTTTTCCGGTATCCGGTGAAGTCCATGGCCGGCGAGCGTCTCGAGGTCGCCGAGCTGGGCTGGCACGGCCTCGAGGGCGACCGACGGCTGGCATTCCGGCGGATTGATGACCGCAGCGGGTTGCCGTGGCTGACGGCAAGCAAGCTTCCCGACCTGCTCCTGTTTGCCCCGCACCGCCGTGAAGACGGTGCTCGGGGAGACCTTCCGACGCATGTTCGCACGCCGGACGGCGAGGAGACGACCGTCTTCGGGGAGGAGCTGGCCACGGAGGTCGGACGCCGGTTCGGGGCTCCCGTGCAGATGATGCAGTTGAACCAGGGAATCTTCGATGAAGCGAGCGTCTCCGTGATCGCCGTCGACACGGTGCGCGAGATTGGGCGACTCGCGGGGCGGAGCCTGGACATGCGGCGATTTCGCCCGACCGTCGTCGTTCGATTACTCCGACCGGTTCCCTTCCAGGAGGACGAGTGGGTGGGCGGCGTGCTCTCGTTCGGCGAGGGGAACGACGCCCCCGCCATCGCCGTCACGATGCGCGACGAACGCTGCTCGATGGTGAACCTCGACCCCGACTCGGCAAGTCCTGCCCCGGAAGTTCTGAAAGCCGTCGTTCGTGCGAACCAGAACAACGCGGGGATCTACGGCACCGTCACCCGCATCGGCCGGCTGGCGGTCGGACAGACGGTATTCGTCCGCGCGGAGGACGGGAACGACGAACGTGGGTGA
- a CDS encoding glycosyl hydrolase yields MKPFLRFVCAVIAAAAPLAAADDPFSGFVPRSLGPAMTGGRVVAFAVDPENSDRFYAGLASGGVWKTVNDGVTWTPVFEHEPVFSIGALAIDPKDPAVVWAGTGEGNSTRSVSWGDGVYKSVDGGKSWKNVGLKSSERIGRIAIDPRDSNVVYVAAEGSLWGPTSERGVYKTEDGGKSWNNVLFVSEHTGAADVALDPEHPDTVYASAYQRERRVWSFIGGGPESAIWKSTDAGKSWNKIMNGIPKRDLGRIGLSVSPADPRVVYASVEASEKKGGVFRSLDGGATWEKRNDLNPTPWYYSQITADPKEAGRVYVVGEGMFVSDDGGKTFRHLNEKAKHGDTHVVWIDPRRDDHLRAGCDGGIYESYDGGESWRFTANMSVTQFYRVAFDFRKPHYYVYGGTQDNNTVGGPSATDSASGIVNADWFVTVGGDGFFSQVDPKDPTTVYSEYQYGGLVRFDTRTGGKIGIVPQPAPGEEAYRWNWDAPIIVSPHDHRTIYFAANYLFRSRDRGDSWERLGPDLTRRIDRDTLPMMGRFWGRNAVAKNEGISFYGNITALAESPRREGLLYAGTDDGRIQVSGDGGAHWSAIDKFPGVPEMTYVSRVTPSAHADDLVYAAFDGHKNRDFAPHLLASSDRGRTWKSIAGDLPKDSPVSVVAEDPFDPSLLFAGTEFGAFFSLDAGVHWKKISGLPTIAVKDIAVHPETHDLLLATFGRGFYVVDDISPIEKMPAGTLAERAALVAAGNARLYLPSRPRGGQPKGDQGDDFYYADNPPYGAVFTYYVKDEIENSAEKRRKEAEKRLEAAAPVAGGKKKDAARETPAMSLEEAIRAANPKTSEALKESEKAAALLTVWDESGRAVRTIEGPVTAGFHRVVWDMRMPPPYRRPGESNEDFYPAPTGPLVLPGKFSARLALRVDGKIEAVGARRPFVVRTDADAALSAADREALHRALARLRPLQSAGWGALQTVDQAWADLGKVPAAIEDTPGPPDGLEERYRAVRDRLEAIRHALRGDPKLASLNPPPAIVDRIDQVVDDLRLASAAPTKTDLDQMAAAEKLLAEQIAAFETWRAKDLAELDRSLDEAGAPWTPGRMPRVGK; encoded by the coding sequence ATGAAGCCGTTCCTCCGTTTCGTCTGCGCCGTGATCGCCGCCGCCGCGCCGTTGGCCGCCGCGGACGATCCCTTCTCGGGGTTCGTCCCGCGGTCGCTCGGTCCCGCGATGACCGGCGGCCGGGTCGTCGCCTTCGCCGTCGACCCGGAGAACTCCGACCGTTTCTATGCCGGGCTCGCCTCGGGAGGAGTCTGGAAGACGGTCAACGACGGCGTGACGTGGACGCCGGTCTTCGAGCACGAGCCGGTCTTCTCGATCGGGGCGCTCGCGATCGACCCGAAGGACCCGGCCGTCGTCTGGGCGGGAACCGGCGAAGGCAACAGCACGCGGAGCGTCTCCTGGGGAGACGGCGTCTACAAGTCCGTCGACGGCGGGAAGAGCTGGAAGAACGTGGGGCTCAAGAGCTCCGAGCGGATCGGGCGCATCGCGATCGACCCCCGCGATTCGAACGTCGTCTACGTCGCGGCGGAGGGGTCGCTCTGGGGACCGACTTCCGAGCGCGGCGTCTACAAGACCGAGGACGGGGGGAAGAGCTGGAACAACGTCCTCTTCGTCTCCGAGCACACCGGCGCGGCCGACGTCGCGCTCGACCCGGAGCACCCCGACACGGTCTACGCTTCGGCGTACCAGCGCGAACGGCGCGTCTGGTCCTTCATCGGCGGCGGCCCGGAGAGCGCGATCTGGAAGTCGACGGACGCCGGCAAGAGCTGGAACAAGATCATGAACGGCATCCCGAAGCGCGACCTCGGACGCATCGGGCTCTCGGTCTCCCCGGCCGATCCACGGGTCGTCTACGCGTCCGTCGAAGCCTCAGAGAAGAAGGGCGGCGTCTTCCGTTCGCTCGACGGCGGAGCGACGTGGGAGAAGAGAAACGACCTCAACCCGACGCCCTGGTACTACAGCCAGATCACGGCCGATCCCAAGGAAGCCGGCCGCGTCTACGTCGTCGGCGAAGGGATGTTCGTCTCCGACGACGGCGGCAAGACCTTCCGCCACTTGAACGAGAAGGCCAAGCACGGCGACACGCACGTCGTCTGGATCGACCCGCGCCGAGACGATCATCTCCGGGCCGGGTGCGACGGCGGGATCTACGAGTCCTACGACGGCGGCGAGAGCTGGCGCTTCACCGCGAACATGTCCGTCACGCAGTTCTACCGGGTCGCTTTCGATTTCCGGAAGCCCCACTACTACGTCTACGGCGGCACGCAGGACAACAACACCGTCGGCGGCCCGTCGGCGACCGACAGCGCCTCGGGAATCGTCAACGCCGACTGGTTCGTGACGGTCGGCGGCGACGGCTTCTTCTCGCAGGTCGATCCCAAGGACCCGACGACCGTCTACAGCGAATACCAGTACGGCGGGCTCGTCCGCTTCGACACGCGCACCGGGGGGAAGATCGGGATCGTGCCCCAACCGGCTCCCGGCGAGGAGGCCTACCGCTGGAACTGGGACGCGCCGATCATCGTCTCTCCGCACGACCACCGGACGATCTACTTCGCCGCGAACTACCTGTTCCGGAGCCGGGACCGCGGCGACTCGTGGGAGAGGCTCGGGCCGGACCTGACGCGCCGGATCGACCGCGACACGCTCCCGATGATGGGCCGCTTCTGGGGGCGCAACGCCGTCGCGAAGAACGAGGGGATCTCCTTCTACGGGAACATCACCGCCCTGGCGGAGTCTCCCCGCAGGGAGGGGCTCCTCTACGCGGGAACCGACGACGGCCGGATCCAGGTCAGCGGCGACGGCGGCGCGCACTGGAGCGCGATCGACAAATTCCCGGGCGTTCCGGAGATGACCTACGTCTCGCGCGTCACGCCCTCCGCGCACGCCGACGACCTCGTCTACGCCGCGTTCGACGGGCACAAGAACCGCGACTTCGCCCCGCACCTGCTGGCGAGCTCCGACCGCGGCCGCACGTGGAAGTCGATCGCGGGCGACCTCCCGAAGGACTCGCCCGTCTCCGTCGTCGCCGAGGACCCGTTCGATCCGAGCCTGCTCTTCGCGGGCACGGAGTTCGGCGCCTTCTTCTCGCTCGACGCCGGCGTCCACTGGAAGAAGATTTCCGGGCTGCCGACGATCGCCGTCAAGGACATCGCCGTGCACCCGGAGACCCACGACCTCCTGCTCGCGACCTTCGGGCGCGGCTTCTACGTCGTCGACGACATCTCGCCGATCGAGAAGATGCCCGCCGGCACGCTCGCCGAACGAGCGGCGCTCGTCGCCGCCGGAAATGCCCGGCTCTACCTCCCGAGCCGTCCGCGCGGCGGCCAACCGAAGGGAGACCAGGGGGACGACTTCTACTACGCCGACAACCCGCCGTACGGCGCCGTCTTCACGTACTACGTCAAGGACGAGATCGAGAACTCCGCGGAGAAGCGCCGGAAGGAGGCGGAGAAGCGGCTCGAAGCCGCGGCTCCCGTCGCCGGCGGGAAAAAGAAGGATGCCGCCAGGGAGACGCCCGCGATGAGCCTCGAAGAGGCGATCCGCGCCGCGAACCCGAAGACCTCCGAAGCGCTGAAGGAATCGGAGAAGGCCGCCGCGCTCCTGACGGTCTGGGACGAGTCGGGCCGCGCCGTGCGCACGATCGAAGGCCCGGTCACGGCGGGTTTCCACCGGGTCGTCTGGGACATGCGGATGCCTCCGCCGTATCGTCGTCCCGGCGAATCGAACGAGGACTTCTATCCCGCGCCGACCGGTCCCCTCGTTCTCCCGGGGAAGTTTTCCGCGCGGCTCGCGCTCCGGGTGGACGGAAAAATCGAGGCGGTCGGCGCCCGGCGCCCGTTCGTCGTGCGGACGGACGCCGACGCGGCGCTCTCGGCGGCCGACCGCGAAGCGCTCCACCGCGCGCTCGCGAGGCTGCGGCCGCTCCAGAGCGCCGGCTGGGGCGCCCTCCAGACGGTCGATCAGGCATGGGCGGATCTCGGAAAGGTGCCCGCGGCGATCGAGGACACGCCCGGCCCCCCGGACGGACTCGAGGAGCGCTATCGCGCCGTCCGCGACCGGCTCGAGGCGATTCGGCACGCGCTGCGCGGCGACCCGAAGCTCGCCTCGCTCAACCCGCCTCCGGCGATCGTCGACCGCATCGACCAGGTCGTGGATGACCTGCGTCTGGCTTCCGCCGCTCCGACGAAGACCGATCTCGATCAGATGGCGGCCGCCGAGAAGCTCCTCGCCGAGCAGATCGCGGCCTTCGAGACGTGGCGGGCGAAGGACCTGGCGGAGCTCGACCGGTCGCTCGACGAAGCCGGAGCGCCGTGGACGCCGGGGAGGATGCCGAGAGTCGGGAAGTAG
- a CDS encoding dihydrofolate reductase family protein, translating into MGRLIVSTFSISIDGYGAGPNQDLQNPLGVGGEELFSWFFHTRTWQRMHGNPDGETGVDDDLAAKGFEGIGAWILGRNMFGPVRGPWPDESWRGWWGDEPPYHTPVFVLTHHPRTPLPMKGGTEFRFVTGGIEAALADANAAAGGKDVRLGGGVSTIRQYLRARLIDELHLAISPVLLGSGEHLLSGIDMPALGYECAKHLPGVRAAAHVVLRKRG; encoded by the coding sequence GTGGGGCGACTGATCGTCAGCACGTTCTCGATCTCGATCGACGGCTACGGCGCCGGGCCGAACCAGGATCTCCAGAACCCGCTCGGCGTCGGCGGCGAAGAGCTGTTCTCCTGGTTCTTCCACACGCGCACGTGGCAGCGAATGCACGGAAACCCCGACGGCGAAACGGGCGTGGACGACGATCTCGCGGCGAAGGGGTTCGAAGGGATCGGCGCCTGGATCCTCGGGCGGAACATGTTCGGCCCCGTGCGGGGCCCGTGGCCGGACGAGAGCTGGAGAGGATGGTGGGGAGACGAGCCGCCGTACCACACGCCGGTCTTCGTCCTGACGCACCATCCGCGGACGCCGCTCCCGATGAAAGGCGGCACGGAATTCCGGTTCGTCACCGGCGGGATCGAAGCCGCGCTCGCGGACGCGAATGCCGCGGCCGGCGGGAAGGACGTCCGGCTGGGCGGCGGCGTGTCGACGATCCGGCAGTATCTGCGCGCGCGGCTGATCGACGAATTGCACCTGGCGATCTCGCCCGTCCTGCTCGGCAGCGGGGAGCACCTGCTGAGCGGGATCGACATGCCCGCGCTGGGGTACGAATGCGCGAAGCACCTGCCGGGCGTGCGCGCGGCCGCCCACGTCGTGCTGCGAAAGCGAGGGTGA
- a CDS encoding DUF488 family protein gives MIRVKRVYEPPSGKDGFRVLVERLWPRGVSKERGEIDLWARDAAPSPELRIWYAHDIERWQEFKRRYLAELRRNPEAAKLAELVCRKKAVTFVYAARDEEHNSAKVLAGFLQKPPGRPRADRPPWSGKGLDGRRQRGKAGR, from the coding sequence GTGATCCGCGTGAAGCGCGTTTACGAACCGCCGTCGGGGAAGGACGGTTTCCGCGTCCTGGTGGAGCGGCTGTGGCCGCGGGGCGTTTCGAAAGAGCGCGGCGAGATCGACCTCTGGGCGAGGGACGCCGCGCCGAGCCCCGAGCTCCGGATTTGGTACGCCCACGACATCGAGAGATGGCAGGAGTTCAAGCGGCGGTACCTCGCCGAGCTCCGCCGCAACCCGGAGGCTGCGAAGCTCGCCGAGCTCGTCTGTCGAAAAAAGGCCGTCACGTTCGTCTACGCCGCTCGCGACGAGGAACACAACAGCGCGAAAGTGCTCGCAGGCTTTCTTCAAAAGCCGCCCGGCCGGCCCCGGGCTGACCGGCCGCCGTGGTCGGGAAAGGGTCTTGACGGGAGGCGGCAGCGCGGAAAGGCGGGAAGATGA